From the genome of Spinacia oleracea cultivar Varoflay chromosome 2, BTI_SOV_V1, whole genome shotgun sequence, one region includes:
- the LOC110785412 gene encoding probable receptor-like protein kinase At2g42960 translates to MSSNGPLSAKLTQRVLGIKLYVIIGLCVGLFIVVILCILCVWVTFRRKSRRRVDRFPLSQIPNVPKDIRVDRIVASGPHEHNSNNHHHHLSLNVHDKSSDRNSGKMFAHLGRSKSSDVETISQCSSIHHHDRAYSSHSGDDGSFGTIPKHVSLPYGLPTASPLVGLPEISHLGWGHWFTLRDLEMATHHFTANNIIGEGGYGVVYKGLLVNGTEVAVKRLVNNLGQAEKEFRVEVEAIGHVRHKNLVRLLGYCIEGVHRMLVYEYVNNGNLEQWIHGAMRHHGTLTWEARIKVLLGTAKALAYLHESIEPKVVHRDIKSSNILIDTDFNAKVSDFGLAKLLDSGESHITTRVMGTFGYVAPEYANSGLLNEKSDIYSFGVLLLEAITARDPVDYSRPANEVNLVEWLKIMVGTRRAEEVVDPNLEVKPTTRALKRSLLVALRCIDPDPDKRPKMSQVVRMLEADEVPNREDRRNRKSRTTSMEFEIAKEIGSSVGDENSRVEDIDSLPAPGTKQG, encoded by the exons ATGTCATCTAATGGCCCCTTGAGTGCTAAACTTACACAGAGAGTTCTGGGTATTAAGCTCTATGTTATAATTGGACTATGTGTTGGTTTGTTTATAGTTGTCATTCTTTGTATCTTATGTGTATGGGTCACATTCCGGAGGAAATCAAGAAGAAGGGTAGACAGGTTTCCCCTTTCTCAAATTCCGAATGTTCCAAAGGATATACGGGTTGATAGAATTGTGGCGTCGGGTCCTCATGAACATAATAgtaataatcatcatcatcatctatcCCTCAATGTACATGATAAATCAAGTGACAGAAATTCAGGAAAGATGTTTGCTCATTTGGGTAGGAGTAAATCCAGTGATGTTGAAACAATCAGTCAATGCAGTTCGATTCATCACCACGATAGGGCGTACAGCTCACATTCTGGGGACGATGGAAGTTTTGGCACAATTCCAAAGCATGTTTCATTACCTTATGGCCTTCCAACAGCTTCTCCTTTGGTTGGTTTGCCAGAGATATCACATCTTGGTTGGGGACACTGGTTTACTCTTAGGGATCTTGAAATGGCGACTCATCATTTCACTGCAAATAATATTATAGGCGAGGGTGGTTATGGTGTTGTCTATAAAGGGCTGTTAGTCAATGGAACTGAAGTAGCTGTTAAGAGACTTGTGAATAATTT GGGCCAAGCTGAGAAAGAATTTAGGGTAGAAGTCGAAGCGATCGGTCATGTTCGACACAAGAACTTGGTTCGGCTTTTAGGCTATTGCATTGAAGGGGTTCATAG GATGCTTGTTTATGAATACGTGAACAATGGCAACTTAGAACAATGGATTCATGGAGCTATGCGTCATCATGGTACCCTTACCTGGGAGGCTCGCATCAAGGTTCTTCTCGGGACCGCTAAGGC GCTTGCCTATCTGCATGAATCAATAGAACCAAAAGTTGTTCATCGGGACATAAAATCAAGCAATATTCTAATCGATACTGATTTCAACGCCAAAGTTTCTGATTTCGGATTGGCAAAGCTCTTGGATTCTGGAGAAAGTCACATCACCACCAGAGTAATGGGGACTTTCGG GTATGTGGCACCAGAATATGCAAATAGCGGGTTGCTGAATGAGAAGAGTGACATTTATAGTTTTGGTGTTTTGCTGTTAGAAGCCATAACTGCACGGGACCCTGTAGATTATAGCCGACCTGCCAATGAG GTCAATCTTGTAGAGTGGCTGAAAATCATGGTGGGGACTAGAAGGGCCGAGGAAGTTGTAGATCCAAACCTTGAAGTTAAACCTACAACTCGTGCTCTGAAACGTTCGCTTCTGGTAGCACTAAGGTGTATTGATCCTGACCCTGATAAAAGACCCAAAATGAGTCAGGTTGTAAGAATGTTGGAAGCTGATGAGGTTCCAAATCGCGAG GACCGTAGAAATAGAAAGAGCCGTACAACGAGCATGGAGTTCGAGATCGCCAAGGAGATTGGTAGTTCAGTTGGTGATGAAAATAGTAGAGTGGAAGATATTGATAGCCTTCCAGCACCTGGTACAAAACAAGGATAG